TCTTCATCGCGACCTCCGAGATCCACATGCGCGACAAGCTGCGCATGAGCAAGGAGCGCGTCCTCGACGAGGTCTCGCGCGCGGTCGCGCGCGCGCGGAGCGCTTGCCCGGACGTCGAGTTCTCCTGCGAGGACGCGACCCGCTCGGACTGGGAGTTCCTGGTCGAAGTCTGCCGGCGGGCGATCGAGGCGGGCGCGCGAACGCTGAACATCCCCGACACGGTCGGCTACACCACGCCCTTCGAGTACGCGGAGCTGATCTCGCACCTGCGCCAGCGGGTGCCCGGTGCCGAGCTCGCGCGCTTCTCCGTGCACTGCCACGACGATCTCGGGCTCGCGGTCGCAAATTCGCTGGCGGCGATCCGCGCCGGCGCGCGCCAGGTCGAGTGCACCGTGAACGGGATCGGCGAGCGCGCCGGGAACACCGCGATGGAAGAGGTCGTGATGGCGCTGCGCACGCGCGGCGAGTACTTCGCGGGCTGCGACACCGGCGTGATCGGCAAGGAGATCTACCCGTCGAGCCGGCTGCTCTCGTCGGTGATCGGCGTCGCCGTGCCGCCGAACAAGGCGATCGTGGGCGACAACGCCTTCGCGCACGAGGCGGGCATCCACCAGCACGGCGTGCTCTCCAACAAGCTCACCTACGAGATCATGACACCGGAGAGCGTCGGACGGGCTTCGACCGAGCTCGTGCTCGGCAAGCACTCCGGCCGCCACGCGTTCGGCGAGCGCCTGCGCGAGCTCGGCTTCGACCCGGAGCGGATCGACTTCAATCAGGCGTTCAAGCGCTTCAAGGATCTCGCGGACGCGAAGAAGACCGTCTACAACGAGGACATCGAGGCGCTGGTGACCGATCAGCTCCTGCGCGTCGAGGAGACGGTGAAGCTGCGCAACATGCACGTCGTCTCCGGAACCTTCGCCACGCCGACCGCGACGGTCGAGATGGAGGTGAAGGGCGACGTGCGCAAGGTCGCGTCGCTGGGAACCGGGCCGGTCGACGCGATCTACAGCGCGATCGAGCAGGCGACCGGGAGCAAGCCGCGGCTTCTCAAGTACCAGGTGAGCGCGGTGACGAGCGGGATCGACGCGCAGGGAGAGGTTTCGGTGACGCTGGAAGAGGACGGAATGCGCGTGATCGGACAGGCCGCGGACACGGACGTGCTGGTCGCGTCGGCGAAGGCCTACGTGCACGCGCTGAACAAGCTCGAGCAGCGCCACAAGGTCGGCGTCGCCTCGCTGCGCGGGATCTGAGCCTTGAGCCGGATTCTGATTCTGCCGGGCGATGGCATCGGCCCCGAGGTCACGGCCGAGGCGGCTGCGGTGCTGCGTGCGGTCGCCCCCGACGTCGAGACGGAGCAGGCGCTGATCGGCGGCTGCGCGATCGATGCCGAGGGCGCGCCGCTCTCCGATGCGACCGTGGCGCGCGCGAAGGCGTGCGGACTGGTCTTGCTCGGCGCGGTCGGGGGGCCGAAGTGGGACGCGCTCGCGCCGGCGCTTCGTCCCGAACGCGGGCTGCTGCGCATCCGCAAGGAGCTCGGTCTCTACGCGAATCTGCGCCCCGCCGCGGTTCTGCCGGCGCTCGCCGACGCCAGCCCGCTGAAGCGCGCTTGCGTGGACGGCGTCGATCTCGTGGTCGTGCGCGAGCTGACCGGCGGGATCTACTACGGCGAGCCGCGTGGCCGCGCCGACATTGGTGGAGTGCGGCGCGCGCTGAACACGGAGGTCTACGACGAGCACGAGGTCGCGCGGATCGCGCGGGTCGCGTTCCGCACCGCGCGCGGGCGCAAGAAACTCGTGACGAACATCCACAAGGCCAACGTGCTCGAGGTCTGCGCGTTCTGGAACGAGATCGTCGAGGAGGTCGCGCGCGAGTTCCCGGACGTCGCACTCGAGCACCAGCTCGTCGATTCCGCGGCGATGGTGCTGCTCCGCGACGCACCGCGCTTCGACGTCCTGCTCTGCCCGAACATGTTCGGCGACATCCTGTCCGACGAGGCGGCGATGATCACCGGATCCCTGGGCATGCTTCCCTCGGCCAGCCTCGGCGACGAGGGCCGCGGACTCTTCGAGCCGATCCACGGCAGCGCGCCCGACATCGCCGGACAGGACAAGGCGAACCCGCTCGCCGCGATCCTCTCCGTCGCCATGCTGCTCGAGCACGGGCTCGCGCGAGCTGAAGCGGCCGCGAGCGTGCGGCGGGCGGTCGAGGTCGTGCTCGACAAGGGCTACCGCACCGGCGATCTCGGCGCGGGACCTGGCCACACGCTGGTCGGCACGCGCGAGATGGGCCGGCAGGTCCGCGAGGCGCTGCGCTGATGGCGAGCCCCTCGCTGCGCGTGGCCGTGCTCGGGGCGACCGGCGCCGTCGGCGCCGAGATCCTCCAGGTTCTCGACGAGCGGCGCTTTCCCGTGGCCGAGCTGATCGCCTGCGCCTCGGCCGACTCCGAGGGCGACGAGCTCGAGTTCCGCGGCAGCTCGGTGAAGATCAGCCGCCCGCGCGGCGAGCAGCTCGCCGTCTGTGACCTCGTGCTCAGCGCCGCACCCGGGCTGCTCTCCGGCCTGCTGCCGGCGCTGCGGCGCGGACGCGCGAGCGTGATCGACGTGACCGGCTCGCTCGAGTCCGACCCCGAGATCCCGCTCTGGCTGCCGCCGCTCTGGACGCTTCCCGAGGGCCCGCCGCGCCCGCGCTTCGTCGCCGTCCCGCGCGGGATCGCCACCGGTATCGCGCTCGCGCTCGCGCCGTTTGGCGCTGCGGGACTGCTGCGTCGAGTCACCGGGGTCACGCTCGAGTCGGCGTCGGGTGCGGGAATCGCCGGAGTCGGGGAGCTGACCGATCACACGGTTCAGGTCCTGAATCGAATGAGTGGTGAGCGCTCGGAATCCGAAGTCTTCCCGCAGTCACTCGCCTTCGACTGTCTGCCGCAGATCGGGACGCTGGAGCCCGACGGCGAGACGAGCGAAGAGCTCCGACTGCGCGCGGTTCTGCGCCGCCTGCTTCGCGCCCCGGATCTCTCGATCGAGCTCACGCGGGTGCGGATTCCGACGCTCGGCGGGAGTCTGGCGGCGGTCCACGCGGAGCTCGCGAGGCCCGTCGACGCGGACGAAGCCGCCAGGCTCTGGAAGGCGCAGCCGGGAATCGGCCTGCTCGGCGACGACGAGCTGCCGACGCCGCGAGGCTCGCTCGGCCACGACGATACCGCGGTCGGGCGCGTTCGCGCCGCGGGCGGCCGGCTCGCCTTCGTGGTCGCGCTGAACGATCTGCGCCTCGGCGCAGCGCTCGGAGTCGTGGGCGCGGCCGAGGCACTCACCCGCTAGGCGTGCGGCGACTTCGCCTGGTCCTCGAGTACGAGGGCACCGACTTCGCGGGCTTCCAGGTCCAGCCGGGAAGGCGGAGCGTGCAGGGCGTGGTCGAGCAGGCGCTGCGGGAGATCACCGGCGAGTCGCGGCGGATCGTGCCCGCGGGGCGTACCGACGCGGGCGTCCACGCGCGAGCGCAGGTCGCGCACGTGGACAGCGAGTCGCGTCTGTCCGCCGACGAGCTCGTGCGCGCCCTGAACGCGCGTCTGCCGGCGGACGTCGCCGTGACCGATCTCGCGATCGCTGCCCCCGATTTCCACGCGCGGAAATCCGCGACCGGCAAGCTCTACGCCTACCGGATCCTGAACCGGGCCGACCCGAGCGCGCTTCGCGCCCGCTACAGCTGGCACGTACGCGGCGCTCTCGACGTCGCGAGCATGCAGCGAGCCGCGATCCAGCTGGTCGGGAGCCACGATTTCAGCGCCTTCCGCACCGCGCCGGGCGGCCCGCCCGAGCACGAACGGCCGCGCCGGACCCTCTACCGGGTCGAGGTGCTGCGAACGGACGACGACGAGGTCCGGCTCGAGATCCTGGGCCGGAGCTTCCTGCGCCAGATGGTCCGGAACCTGGTCGGGACGCTGGTCGAGATCGGGCAGGGCAGGCGTCCCGCCGCGGAGCTCGCGGCGATCCTGGCCTCGTGCGACCGCAGCCGCGCCGCCCAGGCGGCCCCGGCCCACGGCCTGTGCCTGGAGCGCGTGCTCTACGACGAGGATCCGGCTTGACCCGAAGGACTCGATCGAGTATCCCATGGCCGCTCGCGAGCCCGAGGGGAACTCCTTGCCCAATCCCAAGAATCCGACCCGAAGCATCGGCGAGGCCGAGGTCGTGCGGCGCTGGTACGTCGCCGACGCGGCCGATCAGGTGCTCGGACGCTTTGCCTCCCACCTGGCCACGATCCTGCGCGGCAAGCACAAGCCGACCTACACGCCGCACGTCGATGGCGGTGACTTCGTCGTGGTGGTGAACGCCAAGGACGTGCGGGTCACCGGCCGCAAGCTCGAGAAGAAGGAGTACGTGCGGCACTCCGGCTACGCCGGCGGGCTGCGCACGACGACCGTCGGGCGGATGCTGGAAACCCATCCCGACCGCGTCCTGCGCGCGGCCGTGAAGGGCATGCTGCCGAAGGGGCCGCTCGGCCGGCGCATGATCTCCAAGCTCAAGATCTACCCCGGCGCGACGCACCCTCACGCCGCGCAATCCCCGCAGCCCCTGGAGATCCGCCGATGACGATGGCGCGCCAGTCCTCCCGCTTCTACGCCACCGGGCGCCGCAAGAGCGCCACCGCGCGCGTCTTCATCCGCCTCGGTACCGGCGACGTGAAGATCAACCACCGCACCGCCGAGGACTACTTCCCGCGCGAGATCCTGCGCATGCACTTCCTCGAGCCGCTGCGCGCGGTCGAGCACATGGGCAACTTCGACATGTTCATCACCGTGAAGGGCGGCGGCGACACCGGCCAGGCCGGCGCCATCCG
This region of Deltaproteobacteria bacterium genomic DNA includes:
- the truA gene encoding tRNA pseudouridine(38-40) synthase TruA, yielding MRRLRLVLEYEGTDFAGFQVQPGRRSVQGVVEQALREITGESRRIVPAGRTDAGVHARAQVAHVDSESRLSADELVRALNARLPADVAVTDLAIAAPDFHARKSATGKLYAYRILNRADPSALRARYSWHVRGALDVASMQRAAIQLVGSHDFSAFRTAPGGPPEHERPRRTLYRVEVLRTDDDEVRLEILGRSFLRQMVRNLVGTLVEIGQGRRPAAELAAILASCDRSRAAQAAPAHGLCLERVLYDEDPA
- the leuB gene encoding 3-isopropylmalate dehydrogenase — protein: MSRILILPGDGIGPEVTAEAAAVLRAVAPDVETEQALIGGCAIDAEGAPLSDATVARAKACGLVLLGAVGGPKWDALAPALRPERGLLRIRKELGLYANLRPAAVLPALADASPLKRACVDGVDLVVVRELTGGIYYGEPRGRADIGGVRRALNTEVYDEHEVARIARVAFRTARGRKKLVTNIHKANVLEVCAFWNEIVEEVAREFPDVALEHQLVDSAAMVLLRDAPRFDVLLCPNMFGDILSDEAAMITGSLGMLPSASLGDEGRGLFEPIHGSAPDIAGQDKANPLAAILSVAMLLEHGLARAEAAASVRRAVEVVLDKGYRTGDLGAGPGHTLVGTREMGRQVREALR
- the rpsI gene encoding 30S ribosomal protein S9; the protein is MARQSSRFYATGRRKSATARVFIRLGTGDVKINHRTAEDYFPREILRMHFLEPLRAVEHMGNFDMFITVKGGGDTGQAGAIRHGIARALQKYDPTLRPTLKRAGLLTRDAREKERKKYGQKGARARFQYSKR
- the rplM gene encoding 50S ribosomal protein L13 codes for the protein MAAREPEGNSLPNPKNPTRSIGEAEVVRRWYVADAADQVLGRFASHLATILRGKHKPTYTPHVDGGDFVVVVNAKDVRVTGRKLEKKEYVRHSGYAGGLRTTTVGRMLETHPDRVLRAAVKGMLPKGPLGRRMISKLKIYPGATHPHAAQSPQPLEIRR
- a CDS encoding 2-isopropylmalate synthase is translated as MTPDQRVLIFDTTLRDGEQSPGCSMNIEEKLVLARQLERLGVDVIEAGFPIASDGDFEAVRAVAQAVRRPIICALARTSNEDVDRAWEALRLAAHPRIHVFIATSEIHMRDKLRMSKERVLDEVSRAVARARSACPDVEFSCEDATRSDWEFLVEVCRRAIEAGARTLNIPDTVGYTTPFEYAELISHLRQRVPGAELARFSVHCHDDLGLAVANSLAAIRAGARQVECTVNGIGERAGNTAMEEVVMALRTRGEYFAGCDTGVIGKEIYPSSRLLSSVIGVAVPPNKAIVGDNAFAHEAGIHQHGVLSNKLTYEIMTPESVGRASTELVLGKHSGRHAFGERLRELGFDPERIDFNQAFKRFKDLADAKKTVYNEDIEALVTDQLLRVEETVKLRNMHVVSGTFATPTATVEMEVKGDVRKVASLGTGPVDAIYSAIEQATGSKPRLLKYQVSAVTSGIDAQGEVSVTLEEDGMRVIGQAADTDVLVASAKAYVHALNKLEQRHKVGVASLRGI